The stretch of DNA GGCCGGGTTCAGCGTCGCCATCGCCGAGCAGACCGAAAGCCCCGCCGAGGCGCGGGCGCGCGGATCCAAGGCGCTCGTTGAACGCGCGATCGTGCGGTTCGTGACCGCAGGCACGCTGACCGAGGATGCGCTGCTCGACGCGCGGCGCGCCAACTGGCTGGTCGCGCTCGCCGACGCGGGGGGGCAGACCGGGCTGGCGGCGGCCGATATCTCGACCGGCCGGTTCGAGATTGTCGAGCTGCCCCCCGAGCTGCTCGACGCCGAACTTGCCCATTATGCCGCCGCCGAGCTGATCGCGCCCGAGGGCTGGCCGCGCGGCGACGTGCAGCCGCGTCCCCGCGCCGATTTCGACAGCGTGGCCGGGGAAAGGCGGCTGTGCGACCTGTTCGGCGTGGCGACGCCCGACGGGCTGGGCGGCTTTGGCCGCGCCGGGCTGGCGGCGGCGGGCGGGCTGATCGCCTATCTCGACCATGTCGGGCGCGGGCGGCTGCCGTTTCTCCAGCGGCCGCAGCAGCGCATGGTCGCGCAGCACATGCTGATCGATGCGGCGACGCGCGACAGCCTGGAAATCGTCCAGGCCCAGGGCGGCGGCCGCGCCGGCAGCCTGCTCGATGCCGTCGATCGCACGGTGACGGGGGCGGGGGCGCGGCTGCTCGCCGCCGATCTCGGCGCGCCGCTCACCGACCGGGGGGCGATCGAGGCGCGGCTCGATCTGGTCGGCCTGTTCCATGATCCCGCGCTGCGCCATGATGTCCGCGCGACGCTGCGCGCGCTGCCGGATCTGGGCCGCGCGCTGGGCCGGCTGGTCGCGGGACGCGGCGGCCCGCGCGAGCTGGCGCAGCTGCGCGACGGGCTGGCCGAGGCGCGGCGGCTGCGCGACCGGCTGGACCGGCTGCCCGATCCGCCGGCGCTGCTTGCCGCGCTGCTGCCGGCGCTTGGCGGCCATGCCGCCTTTGTCGATCTGCTGAGCCGTGCGCTGGTGCCCAGCCCGCCGCTCGATGCCGCGCAGGGCGGTTACATCGCCGAAGGCTATGACGCCGCGCTCGACGCGCTGCGCGGGCTTGGCGGGGAAGGGCGGCGGGCCATTGCCGCGCTGGAGGCGCGCTTCCGCGACCAGACGGGGATCGCCGCGCTCAAGATCCGCCACAATGCGGTGCTCGGCTATCATATCGAGGTGCCGGCCCGGCATGCCGACCGGCTGATGGCGGCCGATTCGGGCTTTACCCATCGCCAGACGCTGGCCGGGGTCGTCCGCTTCAACGCGCCCGAGCTGCACGATCAGGCGCAGAAGGTCGCCCATGCCGGGGCGCATGCGCTCGCCGCCGAGGCCGCGCATCTGGAGGAGCTGACCGCCGAGGCGCTCGGCCGGCGCGAGCCGATTGCGGCGGCGGCGGATGCGCTGGCGCGGCTCGATGTCGCAGCGGGGCTTGCCGAACGCGCGGTCGAGGGCGGCTGGACGCGCCCGGCGCTCGCCGACCGGCCGGTGCTGGAGATTGGCGGGGGCCGGCATCCGGTGGTCGAAGCGGCGGTCGCGGCGACCGGCGGCCGGTTTGTCGCCAATGACTGCGCGCTTGGCGACGAGTCGCGGCTGTGGCTGGTCACCGGGCCGAACATGGGCGGCAAATCGACCTTTCTGCGCCAGAATGCGCTGATCGTGCTGCTCGCCCAGGCGGGCAGCCATGTGCCGGCGGAAACGGCGCGGCTGGGCATTGTCGACCGGCTGTTCAGCCGTGTCGGCGCGTCCGACAATCTGGCGCGCGGGCGTTCGACCTTCATGGTCGAAATGGTCGAAACCGCCGCCATCCTGGCGCAGGCGACGCCGAACAGCTTCGTGATCCTGGACGAGGTCGGCCGCGGCACCTCGACCTATGACGGGCTGGCGATCGCCTGGGCGGTTGTCGAGGCGGTACACGGCCTCAACCGCAGCCGCTGCCTGTTCGCCACCCATTATCACGAGCTGACGCGGCTCGCCGGCAGCCTTGAGTCGCTGTCGCTCCACCATGTCCGCGCGCGCGAATGGAAGGGCGATCTGGTGCTGCTGCACGAGGTTGCGCCGGGGCCGGCCGACCGTTCCTATGGCCTCGCGGTCGCCAAGCTTGCCGGGTTGCCGCCGGCGGTGCTGGCGCGCGCCCGCGACGTGCTGGGGCGGCTGGAGGCGGGGCGCGCGCGCACCGGGGGGATTGCGGCCGGGCTCGATGATCTGCCGTTGTTCGCCGCCGCGCCGCCCGAGGCCCCGGCGGCCGATCCGCTGGCCGATGCGCTGGACGCGCTTGATCCTGACGCCATGACGCCGCGCGAGGCGCTCGATGCGCTTTATGCGCTCAAACGGCTGGCGCGCGCGGCGGCACGGGACGGCTGAACTGGCCCGGCCGGCACGAAAGCCGGCCCTGCCGGTTGGGCTTTGCCGGCAAAGCGCCTAAAGCTCTGGCATGGCCGCGCGTCTTGAAACCCTCGCCAATCGCCGGGCGATCATCGACCGGCGTGCTTTGTCCGACGCGCTGGCGGCGCTTGACGGCGACGGCCCGGCGCTCAGGGCGCAGATGGTCGCGCTGCTCAAACAGGCGCTTGAGGCCGGGCGGGCGGAAATCGCCCGGCGGCTGGAGGCGCGGCCCTCGCAGGGGCTGGAGGCGGCAGCCGGCCAGGCATTTCTGATCGACCAGCTGCTGCGGCTGGTCTTCGACCTCACGACCAAGCGGCTCTATCCGGTCAGCAACCCGACCGCCGGGGAACGGCTCTGCCTGTTGGCGGTCGGCGGCTATGGCCGGGGCGAAATGGCCCCCTATTCGGACGTCGACATCGCCTTTCTCACCCCCTGGAAGCAGACCGGGTGGAGCGAGCAGGTGATCGAATCGATGCTCTACACGCTCTGGGATCTGGGGCTGACGGTCGGCCATTCCAGCCGGTCGCTCGACGATATGGTGCGGCTGGCGCGCGCCGACCTCACAATCCGCACCGCGCTGCTCGAATCCCGTTATGTCTGGGGCGATCAGGCGCTGGCCGACGAGGCGCAGGCGCGGTTCCGCCGCGAGGTCGTGGCCGGCACCGACCGCGCCTTTGTCGCCGCCAAGCTCGCCGAGCGTGACGAGCGGCATAAGCGGATGGGCGACAGCCGCTATGTCGTTGAACCCAACATCAAGGAGGGCAAGGGCGGGCTGCGCGACCTGCATACCCTGTTCTGGATCGGCAAATATGTGAACCGGCTCGACCGCGTCGAAGGGCTGGTCGATGCCGGGCTGCTGACGCCGACCGAGCTGCGCCAGTTCCAGCGGGCGGAAAACTTTCTGTGGGCGGTGCGCTGTCACCTGCATCTGGCCGCCCGCCGGGCCGAGGAGCGGCTGACCTTCGATCTGCAGCGCGAGATTGCCGAGCGCATGCATTATGCGCAGCGCCCCGGCCGTGCCCCAGTCGAACGGTTCATGCAGCATTATTTCCTGCAGGCGAAGATGGTGGGCGACCTGACCGGGGTGTTCCTGGCCCATCTGGACGAGCAATTCGCGCGTGCCGGCCGGCGGTTCACCCTAGCCGCGATCCCGCGCCGGCCGCGCAAGCTCAACGGCTTCCGGCTCGAACGCGGGCGGCTGGCGCTGCCCGATGACGGTTTCTTTGCCGAGGATCCGGTGCGTCTGGTCGAGCTGTTCGCGCTGGCCGACCGGCACGGGCTGGAAATCCATCCCCAGGCGATGCGCGCCGCGCGGCGCGATGCGCGGCTGATCGATGCGCGGGTGCGCGCCGATGCGCGCGCCAATGCGCTGTTCCTCGATGTGCTGACCAGCCCGCGCGATCCCGAAACCGTGCTGCGCTGGATGAACGAGGCGGAGGTGTTCGGCCGCTTCGTGCCCGATTTCGGCCGCGTCGTCGCGCAGATGCAGTTCGACATGTATCATCATTATACGGTCGACGAGCATTCGATCCGCGCGATCGGCCTGTTGGCGCGGATCGAGGCCGGGCAGCTCAGGGCCGATCATCCGATCGCCAGCCAGATCATCCACCAGATCGTGTCGCGCCGCGTGCTCTATGTCGCCGTGCTGCTGCACGACATCGCCAAGGGCCGGGGGGGCGATCACAGCGTGCTGGGGGCCGAGGTCGCGATGCGGCTGTGCCCGC from Sphingomonas changnyeongensis encodes:
- the mutS gene encoding DNA mismatch repair protein MutS — protein: MTSAPTPMMAQYLRLKAEAGDCLLFYRMGDFFELFFDDARRAAAALDIALTARGEHDGQKVPMCGVPVHAAETYLARLIKAGFSVAIAEQTESPAEARARGSKALVERAIVRFVTAGTLTEDALLDARRANWLVALADAGGQTGLAAADISTGRFEIVELPPELLDAELAHYAAAELIAPEGWPRGDVQPRPRADFDSVAGERRLCDLFGVATPDGLGGFGRAGLAAAGGLIAYLDHVGRGRLPFLQRPQQRMVAQHMLIDAATRDSLEIVQAQGGGRAGSLLDAVDRTVTGAGARLLAADLGAPLTDRGAIEARLDLVGLFHDPALRHDVRATLRALPDLGRALGRLVAGRGGPRELAQLRDGLAEARRLRDRLDRLPDPPALLAALLPALGGHAAFVDLLSRALVPSPPLDAAQGGYIAEGYDAALDALRGLGGEGRRAIAALEARFRDQTGIAALKIRHNAVLGYHIEVPARHADRLMAADSGFTHRQTLAGVVRFNAPELHDQAQKVAHAGAHALAAEAAHLEELTAEALGRREPIAAAADALARLDVAAGLAERAVEGGWTRPALADRPVLEIGGGRHPVVEAAVAATGGRFVANDCALGDESRLWLVTGPNMGGKSTFLRQNALIVLLAQAGSHVPAETARLGIVDRLFSRVGASDNLARGRSTFMVEMVETAAILAQATPNSFVILDEVGRGTSTYDGLAIAWAVVEAVHGLNRSRCLFATHYHELTRLAGSLESLSLHHVRAREWKGDLVLLHEVAPGPADRSYGLAVAKLAGLPPAVLARARDVLGRLEAGRARTGGIAAGLDDLPLFAAAPPEAPAADPLADALDALDPDAMTPREALDALYALKRLARAAARDG
- a CDS encoding [protein-PII] uridylyltransferase, with amino-acid sequence MAARLETLANRRAIIDRRALSDALAALDGDGPALRAQMVALLKQALEAGRAEIARRLEARPSQGLEAAAGQAFLIDQLLRLVFDLTTKRLYPVSNPTAGERLCLLAVGGYGRGEMAPYSDVDIAFLTPWKQTGWSEQVIESMLYTLWDLGLTVGHSSRSLDDMVRLARADLTIRTALLESRYVWGDQALADEAQARFRREVVAGTDRAFVAAKLAERDERHKRMGDSRYVVEPNIKEGKGGLRDLHTLFWIGKYVNRLDRVEGLVDAGLLTPTELRQFQRAENFLWAVRCHLHLAARRAEERLTFDLQREIAERMHYAQRPGRAPVERFMQHYFLQAKMVGDLTGVFLAHLDEQFARAGRRFTLAAIPRRPRKLNGFRLERGRLALPDDGFFAEDPVRLVELFALADRHGLEIHPQAMRAARRDARLIDARVRADARANALFLDVLTSPRDPETVLRWMNEAEVFGRFVPDFGRVVAQMQFDMYHHYTVDEHSIRAIGLLARIEAGQLRADHPIASQIIHQIVSRRVLYVAVLLHDIAKGRGGDHSVLGAEVAMRLCPRLGLSPAETEMVAWLVRHHLLMSATAFKRDLADFKTILDFAETVQSPERLRLLMLLTIVDIRAVGPGVWNGWKRQLLADLFEAAEEVLRLGHKQTGRRERIAAKQAELKERLGWSAAAFAAFADRLPEPYWIAEPADILERNARHVADAGDGTLSIAAQVYPERGATLVTVYAADHPGLFYRIAGAIHLAGATIIDARIHTTRDGMALDNFLVQDPFGRPFDEDDRLARLRAAIEDALANRNRLADRLAAKPLPRPRADAFRIEPVVLIDNKASNRFTVIEVNARDRPALLNALAYALFQSKVTIHSAHIATYGERAVDTFYLTDLIGDKISAPQRLKALERRLLEAAEGAPPDRAAA